A region from the Acidimicrobiales bacterium genome encodes:
- a CDS encoding DUF429 domain-containing protein: MTRRAVGIDVGAETIWAVSFDLDERARPATAWLSHPVDLVGLAERCEGAAVVAVDAPAAPSDRPHLGDERLASKFQAARCGEVALRRRGIAVPWVTPPRGTVPAPWVATGYAVWEALLSQSLTVVETYPHGIFWRLFGAPITHKQHPAGHLRRIAVLREIAPLPEGVEMWSHDGIDALACATLAVLVADGAGERADCTEDGGWPTHDGSSIWLPPAAEKA; encoded by the coding sequence ATGACGCGCCGTGCAGTCGGGATCGACGTCGGCGCCGAGACGATCTGGGCGGTCTCGTTCGACCTCGACGAGCGAGCGCGGCCGGCAACCGCCTGGCTCAGTCACCCCGTCGATCTCGTCGGCCTCGCCGAGCGTTGCGAGGGAGCCGCCGTCGTCGCAGTCGACGCGCCCGCCGCCCCCTCCGATCGCCCCCACCTCGGCGACGAGCGTCTCGCGAGCAAGTTCCAGGCGGCACGTTGCGGTGAGGTGGCGCTGCGCCGCCGTGGGATCGCCGTCCCCTGGGTCACCCCGCCGCGCGGCACGGTCCCGGCGCCGTGGGTGGCGACCGGATACGCGGTGTGGGAGGCGCTCTTGTCGCAGTCGCTCACCGTGGTCGAGACCTACCCGCACGGGATCTTCTGGCGGCTGTTCGGTGCCCCGATCACCCACAAGCAGCACCCGGCCGGGCATCTCCGGCGCATCGCGGTGCTGCGGGAGATCGCCCCCCTGCCGGAGGGCGTCGAGATGTGGTCCCACGACGGGATCGATGCCCTGGCGTGCGCGACCCTCGCCGTGCTCGTGGCCGACGGAGCCGGCGAGCGGGCCGACTGCACCGAGGACGGCGGATGGCCGACGCACGACGGCTCCTCGATCTGGCTCCCTCCAGCCGCCGAGAAGGCGTGA
- the tig gene encoding trigger factor → MRTSTENLEGNKVKLTIEVDEADVLKVHEETIQRLAREARVPGFRPGRVPRRIIEVRLGQKAIREEVLNDALPRYYEEAVEETDLDVIAPPEIEVTSGQDEGPVVFDAVVEVRPEVSVAGYEGLVITVPRPHATDEEIDAQIDKMRDQFAALSDVDRPVADGDLVTIDVHGTRDGEPADGLTADDIVYQVGSGGITEELDARLTGTKAGDEFELEAEDAPGGPAHLDVAVKQVREKTLPEADDAFASDASEFDTLAELREDLGSRLDSVKRYQATVALRQEALEALLGLVEEEPPETLVTHEREHLAEEFLGRLNQQRASFDDYLQAMGQDQESFLAELTGEATKQVKADLALRALAKAEEIVVEESDIDDEIVRIASQVEQAPADVRRAIEQNGRMAGLRSELQRAKAMQWLLDHIAIVDPDGKTMDREELQHDLQPMGDGHDHDGHDHEGHDHDHAHDDSEEG, encoded by the coding sequence ATGCGCACCTCAACCGAGAACCTAGAAGGAAACAAGGTCAAGCTCACGATTGAGGTTGACGAAGCCGATGTGTTGAAGGTGCACGAGGAGACGATTCAGCGTCTCGCTCGAGAGGCTCGGGTGCCCGGGTTCCGGCCCGGCCGGGTGCCACGCCGCATCATCGAGGTACGCCTCGGGCAGAAGGCGATCCGCGAGGAGGTGCTGAACGACGCCCTACCGCGCTACTACGAGGAAGCGGTCGAGGAGACCGACCTCGACGTGATCGCCCCTCCGGAGATCGAGGTCACCTCCGGCCAGGACGAGGGTCCCGTCGTCTTCGACGCCGTCGTCGAGGTCCGTCCCGAGGTCTCGGTCGCCGGCTACGAGGGGCTCGTGATCACCGTGCCGCGGCCACACGCGACCGACGAGGAGATCGACGCGCAGATCGACAAGATGCGCGACCAGTTCGCCGCCCTCTCTGACGTCGACCGCCCCGTCGCCGACGGCGACCTCGTGACGATCGACGTACACGGGACGCGCGACGGCGAGCCCGCCGACGGGCTGACCGCCGACGACATCGTCTACCAGGTCGGCAGTGGCGGGATCACCGAGGAGCTCGACGCCCGGCTGACCGGCACCAAGGCGGGTGACGAGTTCGAGCTCGAGGCCGAGGACGCTCCGGGGGGCCCGGCTCACCTCGACGTGGCGGTGAAGCAGGTCCGAGAAAAGACGCTCCCCGAGGCCGACGACGCCTTTGCCTCGGACGCCTCGGAGTTCGACACCCTCGCTGAGCTCCGCGAGGACCTCGGGAGCCGCCTCGACAGCGTGAAGCGCTACCAGGCCACCGTCGCCCTCCGCCAGGAGGCCCTCGAGGCGCTCCTCGGCCTCGTCGAGGAGGAGCCGCCCGAGACGCTCGTCACCCACGAGCGCGAGCACCTCGCTGAGGAGTTTCTCGGTCGGCTGAACCAGCAGCGGGCGTCGTTCGACGACTACCTGCAGGCGATGGGCCAGGACCAGGAGTCCTTCCTCGCGGAGCTGACGGGGGAGGCGACCAAGCAGGTGAAGGCCGACCTCGCGCTGCGGGCGCTCGCCAAGGCGGAGGAGATCGTCGTCGAGGAGTCCGACATCGACGACGAGATCGTGCGCATCGCCAGCCAGGTCGAGCAGGCGCCCGCCGACGTCCGCCGGGCCATCGAGCAGAACGGCCGGATGGCGGGCCTCCGCTCCGAGCTGCAGAGGGCCAAGGCCATGCAGTGGCTCCTCGACCACATCGCTATCGTCGATCCCGACGGCAAGACGATGGACCGCGAGGAGCTGCAGCACGACCTGCAGCCGATGGGCGACGGCCACGACCACGACGGCCACGACCACGAGGGTCACGACCACGATCACGCACACGACGACAGCGAGGAAGGTTGA
- a CDS encoding ATP-dependent Clp protease proteolytic subunit, whose protein sequence is MEAYNYLVPTVIESSSRGERAYDLYSRLLRERIIFIGTPIDDVVANLVCAQMLFLESEDQEKDINIYINSPGGDITALFAIYDTMKYVRPDKSTFCFGQAASAAAVLLAAGTKGKRFALPHARILLHQPYGGAAGQATDIELQAREILRMRDMLNEMLADNTGQSIEKIQRDTDRDFILSAAESKDYGVIDEVITSREVVESMSAVGAA, encoded by the coding sequence GTGGAGGCCTACAACTACCTGGTTCCGACGGTCATCGAGTCCTCGTCACGCGGCGAGCGGGCCTACGACCTCTACTCGCGTCTCCTGCGGGAGCGCATCATCTTCATCGGGACGCCGATCGACGACGTCGTCGCCAACCTCGTCTGCGCGCAGATGCTGTTCCTCGAGTCCGAGGACCAGGAGAAGGACATCAACATCTACATCAACTCTCCTGGCGGTGACATCACCGCGCTGTTCGCGATCTACGACACGATGAAGTACGTGCGACCGGACAAGTCGACCTTCTGCTTCGGCCAGGCCGCCTCGGCGGCCGCCGTGCTGCTCGCGGCGGGGACGAAGGGGAAGCGCTTCGCCCTCCCGCACGCTCGGATCCTCCTCCACCAGCCCTACGGGGGGGCGGCCGGTCAGGCGACCGACATCGAGCTGCAGGCGCGCGAGATCCTGCGGATGCGCGACATGTTGAACGAGATGCTCGCCGACAACACCGGTCAGAGCATCGAGAAGATCCAACGCGACACCGACCGCGACTTCATCCTGAGCGCGGCGGAGTCCAAGGACTACGGTGTGATCGACGAGGTCATCACGAGCCGCGAGGTTGTCGAGTCCATGTCGGCAGTCGGCGCAGCCTGA